From Hartmannibacter diazotrophicus, a single genomic window includes:
- the xth gene encoding exodeoxyribonuclease III: MTIATWNINGVKARIETALEWLKQDTPDIVCLQEIKSVDEAFPREPFEALGYNVVTHGQKGFNGVAILSRFPLEDATPRLPGDDGDEQARFIEAVISVDGGSLRVVSLYLPNGNPLGTEKFPYKLGWMNRLEAFAADRLGLEEPLVLAGDYNVIPEPRDAKNPQDWVNDALFQPESRGAFRALQSLGYMDALRACNDAAGVYSFWDYQAGAWQKNNGIRIDHLMLSPQAADRLTACEVVSRVRAWDKPSDHVPVVASFDFQPLPN, encoded by the coding sequence ATCACGATCGCCACCTGGAACATCAACGGCGTCAAGGCGCGCATCGAAACCGCGCTGGAATGGCTGAAGCAGGATACGCCGGACATCGTCTGCCTGCAGGAGATCAAGTCCGTCGACGAGGCTTTCCCGCGCGAGCCCTTCGAGGCGCTTGGCTACAACGTCGTGACCCACGGCCAGAAAGGCTTCAATGGCGTTGCGATTCTCTCCCGCTTTCCGCTGGAGGATGCGACCCCTCGCCTGCCCGGCGACGACGGCGACGAGCAGGCCCGCTTCATCGAGGCCGTCATCTCGGTCGATGGCGGCAGCCTGCGTGTCGTCTCGCTCTATCTGCCCAACGGCAATCCGCTCGGAACGGAGAAATTTCCCTACAAGCTCGGCTGGATGAACCGCCTTGAAGCCTTCGCGGCCGACCGCCTTGGGCTGGAAGAGCCGCTCGTCCTTGCCGGCGACTACAACGTCATTCCCGAGCCGCGCGATGCGAAGAACCCGCAGGACTGGGTGAACGATGCCCTCTTCCAGCCGGAAAGCCGCGGCGCCTTCCGGGCGCTCCAGTCGCTCGGCTATATGGACGCGCTGCGCGCCTGCAACGATGCCGCCGGCGTCTATTCCTTCTGGGACTATCAGGCGGGCGCCTGGCAGAAGAACAACGGCATCCGCATCGACCATCTGATGCTGTCGCCCCAGGCCGCCGACCGGCTGACGGCCTGCGAAGTGGTCTCCCGCGTCCGGGCCTGGGACAAGCCATCCGACCACGTGCCGGTCGTGGCATCCTTCGATTTCCAGCCACTGCCAAACTGA
- a CDS encoding deoxyguanosinetriphosphate triphosphohydrolase: MTTGNEPGGKEQDVTASPGYGAEPRASYAVDPDASRGRLVPEPSSPTRTPFQRDRDRIVHSTAFRRLKDKTQVFVQQEDDHYRTRLTHTIEVAQIARALARALRLDEDLAEALALAHDLGHTPFGHTGEDALDEAMTPYGGFDHNAQSFRIVTKLEHRYAEFDGLNLSWETLEGLVKHNGPLTDTDGKPIGGFADKGLPAAILAYPGYEDLMLWSWPSAEAQAAAISDDIAYDAHDLEDGLRAGLFSVGDLADIPFVGETLAMIRKRYPDLEPNRVIHELTRRLITAMIEDVIAEALRRLAACEPKTADDIRKASGPVVTFSPVVAGVDRSLKAFLFPRMYRHSDVVRIRKGAARIVSDLFACFMADPNRLPAEWCEDLSDLDERRLARRVADYVAGMTDRFAVNEHRRWFDDTPELR, translated from the coding sequence ATGACAACCGGGAACGAACCGGGCGGAAAGGAACAGGACGTGACCGCATCGCCGGGCTATGGCGCGGAGCCTCGCGCATCCTACGCGGTCGATCCCGATGCATCGCGCGGGCGCCTCGTGCCCGAGCCTTCAAGCCCGACGCGGACACCCTTCCAGCGCGACCGCGACCGCATCGTCCATTCCACCGCCTTCCGGCGCCTGAAGGACAAGACCCAGGTCTTCGTCCAGCAGGAAGACGATCACTATCGCACACGCCTCACCCATACCATCGAGGTCGCCCAGATCGCCCGCGCCCTTGCGCGCGCCCTGAGGCTCGACGAGGACCTTGCCGAAGCCCTCGCCCTCGCGCACGACCTTGGCCACACGCCCTTCGGCCACACCGGGGAAGACGCGCTCGACGAGGCGATGACCCCTTACGGCGGCTTTGACCACAACGCCCAGTCTTTCCGCATCGTGACGAAGCTCGAACACCGCTATGCGGAGTTCGACGGCCTCAATCTGTCCTGGGAGACGCTGGAAGGCCTCGTCAAACACAACGGGCCGCTGACGGACACGGACGGCAAACCCATCGGCGGCTTTGCCGACAAGGGCCTTCCCGCCGCGATCCTCGCCTATCCCGGCTACGAAGACCTGATGCTCTGGTCGTGGCCGAGCGCCGAGGCCCAGGCCGCGGCCATCTCCGACGATATCGCCTATGACGCCCACGACCTTGAGGACGGCCTCCGGGCGGGCCTCTTTTCCGTCGGCGATCTTGCCGACATTCCATTTGTCGGCGAGACGCTCGCGATGATCCGCAAGCGCTATCCGGACCTGGAACCGAACCGTGTCATCCATGAACTGACCCGGCGGCTGATCACGGCCATGATCGAGGACGTCATCGCCGAGGCCCTGCGCCGGCTCGCGGCCTGCGAACCGAAGACGGCTGACGATATCCGCAAGGCCTCCGGCCCGGTCGTGACGTTCTCGCCGGTCGTGGCCGGCGTCGACCGGTCGCTGAAGGCTTTCCTTTTCCCGCGCATGTACCGCCATTCCGATGTCGTGCGCATCCGCAAGGGCGCTGCCCGCATCGTCAGCGATCTCTTTGCCTGCTTCATGGCCGACCCGAACAGGCTGCCGGCCGAGTGGTGTGAGGATCTGTCCGACCTCGACGAACGACGCCTCGCGCGCCGTGTGGCTGACTATGTCGCCGGGATGACGGACCGCTTTGCGGTGAACGAACACCGGCGCTGGTTTGACGATACGCCGGAATTGCGATAG
- the erpA gene encoding iron-sulfur cluster insertion protein ErpA, protein MEDISVTDRAAKRIARILAKDDTAKALRVSVEGGGCSGFSYKFDLVADQADDDLVIVKDGVTVLVDPTSLPFMSGSQIDFVDDLIGQSFQVKNPNATASCGCGTSFAI, encoded by the coding sequence ATCGAAGACATTTCCGTTACGGATCGCGCCGCCAAGCGCATCGCGCGCATCCTTGCCAAGGACGACACCGCCAAGGCGTTGCGCGTCTCGGTGGAAGGCGGCGGGTGCTCGGGATTTTCCTACAAGTTCGATCTGGTTGCCGATCAGGCCGACGACGATCTCGTGATCGTCAAGGACGGCGTGACGGTGCTTGTGGACCCGACGTCCCTGCCCTTCATGTCGGGATCGCAGATCGACTTCGTGGACGATCTCATCGGGCAGTCCTTCCAGGTGAAGAACCCGAATGCGACGGCGTCCTGCGGCTGCGGGACAAGTTTCGCCATCTGA
- a CDS encoding VOC family protein, which yields MIKAGGLVQVALAAGDLNDTLSFWNDVLGIAPHARFEPPGIAFLLVGRVRLLFAPATTPGAVYLAISDMDETVTKLEAAGVVLEVPPTLVFEDSEGLFGAPGQAEWMAFLRDPAENTIGLVHRRPISA from the coding sequence ATGATCAAGGCGGGAGGCCTGGTGCAGGTGGCACTGGCGGCAGGCGACCTGAACGACACGCTCTCATTCTGGAACGATGTGCTGGGGATCGCCCCGCATGCCCGTTTCGAGCCGCCGGGGATCGCCTTTCTGCTCGTCGGCCGCGTCCGGCTGCTGTTCGCGCCGGCCACGACGCCCGGTGCGGTCTACCTTGCGATCTCCGACATGGACGAGACGGTGACGAAGCTCGAGGCGGCCGGCGTCGTGCTGGAAGTGCCGCCGACACTCGTCTTCGAGGACAGCGAAGGGCTTTTCGGCGCTCCCGGCCAGGCCGAATGGATGGCCTTCCTTCGCGACCCGGCCGAGAATACCATCGGTCTCGTCCATCGTCGCCCGATCAGCGCCTGA
- the argS gene encoding arginine--tRNA ligase translates to MNVFTIFNDRVQAAIATLAPDIAPEDLARITCSPPRDPAHGDMASNAAMVLAKPLKANPRDFAGKLAAILGQDPDIQSAEVAGPGFINLRLAPAYWTGLLHDLLKAPERFSHLTIGSGRKVNVEYVSANPTGPMHVGHCRGAVVGDALASLLAAAGFDVTREYYINDAGGQIDVLARSAFLRYREALGEDIGEIPEGLYPGDYLVPVGERLASEHGTELLNLDEEEMFAIVKPVVIDMMMDMIRDDLLTLGIRHDVFFSERTLHDRSSGESQIDEMLKELRERDLVYDGSLPPPKGQLPEDWEDREQTLFRAADYGDDSDRPLVKSDGSYTYFAADVAYFRSKFQRGFEQMIFVLGADHGGYVKRLEAVGEAISGGKAKVIVRLCQLVKLMRNGEPVKMSKRSGDFVTLRDVVDEVGRDAVRFMMLMRKNDAPLDFDFAQVKEQSKDNAVFYVQYAHARVKSVLRQAAEHVPELAAVDPLEAPLHLLADESEVALIKRLAELPRVIEGAAEAHEPHRIAFYLSELAADFHGHWNKGKERTELRFINHEHPDLTKARLAFVHAIGLVLAGGLAILGVSAPDEMR, encoded by the coding sequence ATGAACGTCTTCACGATCTTCAACGATCGGGTGCAAGCCGCGATCGCAACGCTCGCGCCGGATATCGCTCCCGAGGATCTTGCGCGCATCACCTGCTCGCCGCCGCGCGACCCGGCTCATGGCGACATGGCCAGCAACGCGGCGATGGTGCTTGCCAAGCCGCTCAAGGCCAACCCGCGCGATTTTGCCGGAAAGCTGGCCGCGATCCTCGGTCAGGATCCGGACATCCAGTCGGCGGAGGTCGCGGGGCCGGGCTTCATCAACCTGCGTCTTGCGCCCGCCTACTGGACGGGCCTGCTGCATGATCTCCTGAAGGCGCCGGAACGGTTCAGCCACCTGACGATCGGCTCCGGTCGCAAGGTCAACGTCGAATATGTCTCCGCCAACCCAACCGGCCCGATGCATGTCGGCCATTGCCGGGGCGCTGTCGTCGGCGATGCGCTGGCGTCTCTGCTCGCGGCGGCCGGATTCGACGTAACGCGCGAATATTATATCAACGACGCCGGCGGCCAGATCGACGTGCTGGCGCGTTCGGCCTTCCTGCGCTACCGCGAGGCGCTGGGAGAAGACATCGGCGAAATCCCCGAGGGGCTCTATCCCGGCGACTATCTGGTGCCGGTCGGCGAAAGGCTGGCGTCCGAGCACGGAACCGAACTGCTGAACCTTGACGAAGAGGAAATGTTCGCGATCGTGAAGCCCGTCGTCATCGACATGATGATGGACATGATCCGCGACGACCTGCTGACCCTCGGCATCCGGCACGATGTCTTCTTCTCCGAGCGGACGCTGCACGACCGGTCATCGGGCGAGAGCCAGATCGACGAGATGCTCAAGGAACTGCGCGAGCGCGACCTTGTCTACGATGGCAGCCTGCCGCCGCCGAAGGGTCAGTTGCCCGAGGACTGGGAGGATCGCGAGCAGACGCTGTTCCGCGCCGCCGATTACGGCGACGACAGCGACCGGCCGCTCGTCAAGTCGGACGGCAGCTACACCTATTTTGCGGCCGACGTCGCCTATTTCCGCTCCAAGTTCCAGCGCGGTTTCGAGCAGATGATCTTCGTGCTCGGCGCCGACCACGGCGGCTACGTCAAGCGCCTCGAAGCCGTTGGCGAAGCCATTTCGGGCGGCAAGGCGAAGGTCATCGTGCGGCTTTGCCAGTTGGTCAAGCTCATGCGCAACGGCGAACCGGTGAAGATGTCGAAGCGCTCCGGCGACTTCGTCACGCTGAGGGATGTGGTGGACGAAGTCGGCCGCGACGCCGTCCGTTTCATGATGCTCATGCGCAAGAACGACGCACCGCTCGACTTCGACTTCGCGCAGGTCAAGGAACAGTCGAAGGACAATGCCGTCTTCTACGTTCAGTATGCTCATGCGCGCGTGAAGTCGGTGCTCCGGCAGGCGGCCGAACACGTACCGGAACTGGCGGCAGTCGATCCGCTCGAGGCTCCGCTGCATCTGCTGGCCGACGAAAGCGAGGTCGCCCTCATCAAGCGGCTCGCCGAATTGCCGCGCGTGATCGAGGGAGCGGCGGAAGCGCACGAGCCCCATCGCATCGCGTTCTATCTTTCCGAGCTTGCCGCCGACTTCCACGGCCACTGGAACAAGGGCAAGGAACGGACGGAATTACGCTTTATTAATCATGAGCACCCAGATTTGACCAAAGCTCGCCTCGCTTTCGTGCATGCGATCGGCTTGGTATTGGCTGGGGGACTGGCTATACTTGGCGTATCCGCTCCGGACGAAATGCGCTGA